Proteins found in one Paralichthys olivaceus isolate ysfri-2021 chromosome 19, ASM2471397v2, whole genome shotgun sequence genomic segment:
- the naga gene encoding alpha-N-acetylgalactosaminidase produces the protein MHLAVLLLASALPLTTLALDNGLMLTPPMGWLAWERYRCDIDCDNDPKNCISENLFIDMADRLFEDGWKELGYVYVNIDDCWASMERDKQGRLQADPKRFPGGIKRLARYMHDRGLKLGIYADMGTHTCGGYPGTPLDKIEIDAQTFADWEVDMLKFDGCYSDVMQQEQGYPLMSKALNATGRPIAYSCSWPAYQGGLPPKVNYTQLGEICNLWRNYGDIQDSWDSILNIVDWFFENQDVLSPAAGPGRWNDPDMLVIGDFGLSIDQSRAQMALWAIMAAPIFMSNDLRTISSEARVILQNRMAIGISQDLLGIQGRQIVKEKSGIQVFWRPLSKNASALVFFSRRTDMPYRYKTSLSKLSFTSGSYKIIDVFTDKSVMLKDSTDFVVSVNPTGVVMWYVSAPAKLNLQFFRGGKLQRSAHHENAIPNVFL, from the exons ATGCATCTGGCGGTGCTCTTACTCGCCTCGGCGCTCCCTCTGACCACCTTGGCCCTCGACAACGGACTGATGCTGACCCCTCCTATGGGCTGGTTGGCTTGGGAGCGATACCGCTGTGATATTGACTGCGACAATGACCCCAAGAACTGCATCAG TGAGAATCTGTTCATCGACATGGCAGACAGACTCTTCGAGGACGGCTGGAAGGAGCTTGGCTACGTCTATGTGAACATAGATGACTGCTGGGCATCCATGGAGAGAGACAAGCAGGGTCGGCTGCAGGCGGACCCAAAGAG ATTCCCAGGAGGCATCAAAAGACTGGCACGCTACATGCATGACAGAGGACTCAAGCTGGGGATCTACGCGGACATGGGCACGCACACCTGTGGGGGCTACCCCGGCACCCCACTGGACAAGATCGAGATCGATGCTCAGACCTTCGCAGACTGGGAAGTGGATATGTTAAAATTTGATGGCTGTTACTCTGATGTCATGCAGCAGGAGCAGG GTTACCCTCTTATGTCAAAGGCTTTAAATGCCACCGGCCGCCCCATTGCCTACTCCTGCAGCTGGCCCGCCTACCAGGGAGGCCTGCCACCGAAG GTGAATTACACTCAGCTGGGTGAGATTTGTAACCTGTGGCGTAACTATGGCGACATCCAGGATTCTTGGGACAGCATCCTGAACATTGTTGACTGGTTCTTCGAGAACCAGGATGTCCTGTCACCTGCAGCGGGTCCTGGAAGGTGGAACGACCCTGACATG CTGGTTATTGGAGACTTTGGCCTCAGCATTGATCAGTCCCGCGCTCAAATGGCTCTGTGGGCGATTATGGCCGCTCCTATTTTCATGTCCAATGACCTACGCACCATCAGCAGTGAGGCCCGCGTTATCCTACAGAACAGAATGGCCATCGGCATCAGCCAGGACCTCTTGGGCATTCAGGGAAGACAAATTGTGAAG GAGAAAAGTGGCATTCAGGTGTTTTGGCGCCCCCTGTCAAAAAATGCCAGTGCCTTGGTGTTCTTCAGTCGTCGGACTGACATGCCATATCGCTATAAAACGTCCCTCAGCAAACTCAGCTTCACGAGCGGCAGCTACAAG ATCATTGATGTGTTCACTGACAAGTCTGTGATGCTGAAAGACTCCACTGACTTTGTGGTGTCAGTGAACCCCaccggtgtggttatgtggtaTGTCTCGGCACCTGCCAAACTGAATCTCCAATTCTTCAGAGGTGGAAAACTCCAGAGATCCGCCCATCATGAAAATGCTATTCCTAATGTCTTCCTCTGA